One genomic region from Nonomuraea helvata encodes:
- a CDS encoding FAD-dependent monooxygenase, protein MKRTDPAHDITVYERNPAGSTYGWGVTYWDELLSNLYFADPESAQIVRENSIRWDSWVAYIHERATVTANDSDVGYGIGRHQLLAILAERARSLGVRIEYEHEITHEDELAGADLIVAGDGINSTLRERHATHFGTQTTLGRNKYMWLGTTKAFDSFLFAFVETDHGWIWCYGYPYSHDHSTGVIECSPETWKGLGLHQTHEADSLALLEKLFADILDGHPLLGRALNDGSAHWLNFRTLTNRTWHRGNLALVGDAAHTTHYSIGAGTALALGDAAFLAHSLYQDDRLEAALARYDRRRRAEIRRIQRAAHYSAQWYENLPRYMDLSPLEMFTLLGKRHSRLLPHIPPRLYYQVGHAIERLPSPGVFRRGSKAR, encoded by the coding sequence ATGAAACGGACCGATCCGGCCCATGACATCACCGTCTACGAGCGCAATCCGGCCGGATCGACGTACGGCTGGGGTGTGACGTACTGGGACGAACTCCTGAGCAACCTGTACTTCGCCGATCCCGAATCCGCCCAGATCGTCAGGGAGAACTCCATCCGCTGGGACAGCTGGGTCGCCTACATCCACGAACGGGCCACGGTGACGGCGAACGACTCGGACGTCGGTTACGGCATCGGCCGGCACCAGTTGCTGGCCATCCTGGCCGAGCGGGCCCGTTCCCTCGGCGTGCGCATCGAGTACGAGCACGAGATCACCCACGAGGACGAACTGGCCGGCGCCGACCTCATCGTGGCCGGCGACGGCATCAACAGCACCCTGCGCGAACGCCACGCCACCCACTTCGGCACCCAGACCACCCTCGGCCGCAACAAATACATGTGGCTCGGCACCACCAAAGCCTTCGACTCCTTCCTGTTCGCCTTCGTCGAAACCGACCACGGCTGGATCTGGTGCTACGGCTACCCCTACAGCCACGACCACAGCACCGGCGTCATCGAATGCTCCCCCGAAACCTGGAAAGGACTCGGCCTCCACCAGACCCACGAAGCCGACAGCCTGGCCCTGCTGGAAAAACTCTTCGCCGACATCCTCGACGGCCACCCCCTCCTCGGCCGGGCACTCAACGACGGCAGCGCACACTGGCTGAACTTCCGCACCCTGACCAACCGCACCTGGCACCGCGGCAACCTCGCCCTCGTCGGCGACGCCGCACACACCACCCACTACTCCATCGGCGCAGGCACCGCCCTCGCCCTCGGAGACGCCGCCTTCCTGGCCCACTCCCTGTATCAGGACGACCGGCTGGAGGCCGCCCTGGCCCGCTACGACCGGCGACGCAGAGCCGAGATCAGACGCATCCAACGAGCGGCCCACTACAGCGCCCAGTGGTACGAGAACCTGCCGCGCTACATGGACCTCTCGCCGCTGGAGATGTTCACGCTGCTGGGCAAGCGGCATTCGCGGCTGCTCCCGCACATCCCGCCGCGGCTGTACTACCAGGTCGGGCATGCGATCGAACGACTCCCGTCGCCGGGCGTCTTCCGGCGCGGCTCGAAGGCCAGATGA
- a CDS encoding sugar ABC transporter permease, translating to MLTTTPARQTAPRRTTTRGRPIVRRRTHPMWFMAPAFAILLVFFFLPTVFNFVYAFTDWSGFKSSIRPVGLENFTDLASNGTLFRSLRVTVVYAVLVAVFQNAFGFGLAVLLERDTLVNRVARVFFLIPVLMSALAVGYIFQALLKPTGGLNRLLGIDYTWLGDTTWTIVVVALIHAWKWMGLSMLIYLAGLKTVPEDIVEAAHIDGASRWRTFWTVRFPLLAPAITFNVATALLGSMNGFDVAQATTGGGPARTTEILNIFIYRTFGQGLFAQATTMSLVLFLLVALMAFPVIYVLRKREEVL from the coding sequence GTGCTGACCACCACCCCCGCGCGGCAGACCGCGCCCCGGCGCACCACGACCCGCGGACGTCCGATCGTCCGCCGACGCACGCACCCCATGTGGTTCATGGCCCCGGCGTTCGCCATCCTGCTGGTGTTCTTCTTCCTGCCGACGGTGTTCAACTTCGTCTACGCCTTCACCGACTGGTCGGGCTTCAAGAGCTCGATCCGTCCGGTGGGGCTGGAGAACTTCACCGACCTCGCCTCCAACGGCACGCTGTTCCGGTCGCTGCGGGTCACGGTGGTGTACGCGGTGCTGGTGGCGGTCTTCCAGAACGCGTTCGGCTTCGGCCTGGCCGTGCTGCTGGAGCGCGACACCCTGGTCAACCGGGTGGCCAGGGTGTTCTTCCTCATCCCCGTGCTGATGTCCGCGCTGGCCGTCGGCTACATCTTCCAGGCACTGCTCAAGCCCACCGGCGGCCTGAACCGGCTCCTCGGGATCGACTACACCTGGCTCGGCGACACCACCTGGACGATCGTGGTGGTCGCGCTGATCCACGCGTGGAAGTGGATGGGGCTGTCGATGCTCATCTACCTGGCCGGACTGAAAACCGTCCCGGAGGACATCGTGGAGGCCGCCCACATCGACGGGGCGTCGCGGTGGCGTACGTTCTGGACGGTCCGCTTCCCGCTGCTGGCTCCCGCGATCACGTTCAACGTCGCCACGGCGCTGCTGGGCTCGATGAACGGGTTCGACGTCGCCCAGGCCACCACCGGCGGCGGCCCCGCCCGTACGACGGAGATCCTCAACATCTTCATCTACCGCACCTTCGGGCAGGGGCTGTTCGCGCAGGCCACGACGATGAGCCTGGTGCTCTTCCTGCTGGTGGCACTCATGGCCTTCCCCGTCATCTACGTCCTGCGCAAGCGGGAGGAGGTCCTGTGA
- a CDS encoding glycoside hydrolase family 36 protein produces the protein MNTSVVWGHPSLRVVLDVSPDGPVGMRSLSRGDTATAHRPRATQPLVELLLPGTGRAHSSHRFSQTAVGRRLAYLGCDQSTDGPWHLLRVHLHDAESGLDAEVFLRSADGVAAFQAWTRVTNRGQAPALLLGVTSFAAAFAGSVDSSDVVRADNEWLGESRWVREPLRGQAVPDLHLSLHGQDGRGRLAVVGTGTWSTGAHLPTGGLIDRDSGQAWLWQIEHNGPWRWEVGERLDGPYVALLGPTDIDHQWQHRLAPGESFTTVPVSVAVSGEGLEGAAAALTAHRRAIVRPHPDRERLPVVFNDYMNTLLGDPTTAKLLPLIDAAAAAGAEVFCVDAGWYDEDGFWWDSVGEWQPSQTRFPRGIKEVLGRIREHGMVPGLWLEPEVIGVRSPMADKLPPEAFLQRGGVRLVENGRYHLDLRHPRAVAHLDQVVDRLVEELGVGYFKLDYNIDPGAGTDLDADSAGDGLLACNRAHLAWLDGVLDRHPGLTLENCASGAMRMDYAMLSRLHLQSTSDQQDFRLYPPIAVAAPMSVLPEQSASWAYPQPDMSDEEIAFALCTGMLGRLYLSGHLDGMSAAQLDSVRDAVRVHKEIRADLARATPLWPLGLPRWDDGALALGLRSGDTTYAGVWRRDDAWSVRLDLPHLAGRAVEIDVLYPRHLPDWDHDWKPGPGVLTLTSRGEEPLSARILRIRTAS, from the coding sequence ATGAACACCAGCGTCGTCTGGGGCCACCCGAGTCTTCGGGTCGTGCTCGACGTCTCACCCGACGGCCCGGTCGGCATGCGGTCGCTGTCACGCGGCGACACCGCCACCGCGCACCGGCCCCGGGCGACGCAGCCGCTGGTGGAGCTGCTGCTCCCCGGCACCGGACGGGCGCACTCCTCACACCGCTTCTCCCAGACGGCCGTCGGCCGGCGCCTCGCCTACCTGGGCTGTGACCAGAGCACGGACGGGCCGTGGCACCTCCTGCGGGTGCACCTGCACGACGCGGAGAGCGGGCTGGACGCCGAGGTGTTCCTCCGCTCGGCGGACGGGGTGGCCGCGTTCCAGGCGTGGACGCGGGTGACCAACCGCGGCCAGGCTCCGGCGCTGCTGCTGGGCGTCACGTCGTTCGCCGCCGCCTTCGCCGGCTCGGTGGACTCCTCCGACGTGGTGCGGGCCGACAACGAGTGGCTGGGCGAGAGCCGCTGGGTCCGCGAGCCGCTGCGCGGGCAGGCCGTACCTGATCTGCACCTGTCCCTGCACGGCCAGGACGGCCGCGGCCGGCTCGCGGTCGTCGGGACGGGCACCTGGTCGACCGGCGCCCACCTGCCCACGGGCGGCCTGATCGACCGCGACAGCGGGCAGGCGTGGCTGTGGCAGATCGAGCACAACGGCCCCTGGCGCTGGGAGGTCGGCGAGCGGCTCGACGGCCCGTACGTCGCGCTGCTGGGGCCGACCGACATCGATCACCAGTGGCAGCATCGGCTCGCGCCCGGGGAGTCGTTCACCACGGTGCCGGTGTCGGTCGCGGTGTCCGGCGAGGGCCTGGAAGGGGCGGCCGCGGCGCTGACCGCGCACCGGCGGGCCATCGTCCGGCCGCATCCCGACCGGGAGCGGCTGCCGGTGGTGTTCAACGACTACATGAACACGCTGTTGGGCGACCCGACCACGGCCAAGCTGCTGCCGCTGATCGACGCCGCCGCGGCCGCGGGAGCCGAGGTGTTCTGCGTGGACGCCGGCTGGTACGACGAGGACGGCTTCTGGTGGGACAGCGTCGGCGAGTGGCAGCCGTCGCAGACGCGCTTCCCGCGCGGCATCAAGGAGGTGCTCGGCCGCATCCGTGAGCACGGCATGGTGCCGGGCCTGTGGCTGGAGCCCGAGGTGATCGGGGTACGCAGCCCCATGGCGGACAAGCTGCCGCCGGAGGCATTCCTGCAGCGCGGCGGCGTGCGCCTGGTCGAGAACGGCCGCTACCACCTCGACCTGCGCCATCCCCGCGCGGTCGCGCACCTGGACCAGGTCGTGGACCGGCTGGTGGAGGAGCTGGGCGTCGGCTACTTCAAGCTCGACTACAACATCGACCCGGGAGCGGGCACCGACCTGGACGCCGACAGCGCCGGCGATGGGCTGCTGGCCTGCAACCGGGCCCACCTGGCCTGGCTGGACGGCGTGCTCGATCGCCACCCCGGGCTCACCCTGGAGAACTGCGCGTCCGGCGCCATGCGCATGGACTACGCGATGCTGTCCAGGCTGCACCTGCAGTCCACCAGCGACCAGCAGGACTTCCGGCTCTACCCGCCGATCGCGGTGGCGGCGCCGATGTCGGTGCTGCCGGAGCAGTCGGCGAGCTGGGCGTACCCGCAGCCCGACATGTCGGACGAGGAGATCGCCTTCGCGCTCTGCACCGGCATGCTGGGGCGGCTCTACCTGTCCGGCCACCTGGACGGGATGAGCGCCGCGCAGCTCGACTCCGTCCGCGACGCCGTACGCGTCCACAAGGAGATCCGCGCGGACCTGGCCCGCGCGACGCCGCTGTGGCCGCTCGGGCTGCCGCGCTGGGACGACGGCGCGCTCGCGCTGGGACTCCGTTCCGGCGACACCACATACGCCGGCGTCTGGCGGCGGGACGATGCGTGGTCCGTACGGCTCGACCTGCCCCATCTGGCGGGCCGTGCGGTCGAGATCGACGTCCTTTACCCGCGGCACCTGCCGGACTGGGATCACGACTGGAAGCCCGGCCCTGGCGTGTTGACGCTCACATCCCGCGGCGAGGAGCCCCTCTCCGCCCGGATCCTCCGCATCCGCACCGCCTCATGA
- a CDS encoding carbohydrate ABC transporter permease, whose amino-acid sequence MSNLILWRRLQPVVALVLVAASIGVPLWLVLVTAGKSQGEALQPDLSLPSQWHLLENLGQVWVDGKVLQATLGSLLVVVPSVVGVLLFGSMAAWILARRATRINAVLYALAISGIVLPPAVVTVVLLLRQLGLAGTAVGMIGVYMGIYLSTVIFFVTGFVRTIPDSLEEAAQLDGASPFRVFWLVVLPLLRPVLATATILVCLYVWNDVFYAFFVIGGRLDTLPLNLFRVASAGLYLNNWHLIFAYVILMSLPLVVVFAVAQRKIISGITSGAVK is encoded by the coding sequence GTGAGCAACCTGATTCTCTGGCGGAGACTGCAGCCGGTCGTCGCGCTCGTCCTCGTGGCGGCGTCCATCGGCGTCCCGCTCTGGCTGGTGCTGGTGACGGCCGGCAAGTCGCAGGGCGAGGCGCTCCAGCCGGACCTGTCGCTGCCGTCCCAGTGGCACCTCCTGGAGAACCTGGGCCAGGTGTGGGTCGACGGCAAGGTGCTGCAGGCGACGCTGGGCAGCCTGCTCGTCGTGGTGCCGTCGGTGGTGGGGGTGCTGCTGTTCGGGTCGATGGCGGCCTGGATCCTGGCCCGGCGCGCCACGCGGATCAACGCCGTGCTGTACGCGCTGGCGATCAGCGGGATCGTGCTCCCGCCCGCCGTCGTCACCGTCGTCCTGCTGCTGCGCCAGCTCGGCCTGGCCGGGACCGCGGTCGGGATGATCGGCGTCTACATGGGCATCTACCTGTCCACGGTGATCTTCTTCGTCACCGGCTTCGTGCGTACCATCCCCGACTCGCTCGAAGAGGCGGCGCAGCTCGACGGCGCGAGCCCGTTCAGGGTCTTCTGGCTGGTCGTGCTCCCGCTGCTGCGCCCGGTGCTGGCCACGGCCACCATCCTGGTCTGCCTGTACGTCTGGAACGACGTCTTCTACGCCTTCTTCGTCATCGGCGGGCGGCTGGACACGCTGCCGCTCAACCTCTTCCGCGTGGCCAGTGCCGGGCTCTACCTCAACAACTGGCACCTGATCTTCGCGTACGTGATCCTGATGAGCCTGCCGCTGGTCGTGGTCTTCGCCGTCGCCCAACGGAAGATCATCTCGGGCATCACCAGCGGCGCCGTCAAGTAA
- a CDS encoding ABC transporter substrate-binding protein has translation MKTKWTAAAAAATLALGLAACSDPSVETSSSTSAAPATWADPSAKLDGVKLTIWAAQNSNTVPKAVIAGFQKATGATVEVVTIPDPYEQGIQTKVATGDKPDLAFWQPTASMLTAINAKANLQPLNDAPWLSQLSPDLKDITGILDGTRYAALVTSPAVEGVYYNKEVFAANKITSTPKNFDEMVKLARTLKGKGVTPFFEMAGDKWATQWWVQVQLADAAKDGLWERVNTGKEKFTDPTVVGAIKTYKSLIDEGLFNSDIRTAKFEDQGAALLGGKAAMVVQVNSFFGQLQASADTATLNKKIGFFPISPSGNVGTFIPDQSNALVAFKTGDAKREAAARQLLAYWMGPGYKDFVADRNTVSLEPSVPSPAGVPQALLDVHASLPTAVGSMQALAVANPDLYLNLADMINGTLTPEKVASATQDQFAQLAKAAGASGF, from the coding sequence ATGAAGACGAAATGGACGGCCGCCGCCGCCGCGGCGACGCTCGCGCTCGGGCTCGCCGCGTGCAGCGACCCCTCGGTCGAGACCTCCTCCTCAACCTCGGCCGCCCCCGCCACCTGGGCCGACCCGTCCGCGAAGCTCGACGGCGTCAAGCTGACGATCTGGGCCGCGCAGAACAGCAACACCGTGCCCAAGGCGGTCATCGCCGGGTTCCAGAAGGCGACGGGCGCGACGGTCGAGGTCGTGACCATCCCGGACCCGTACGAGCAGGGCATCCAGACCAAGGTCGCCACCGGCGACAAGCCGGACCTGGCGTTCTGGCAGCCGACGGCGTCCATGCTGACCGCGATCAACGCCAAGGCCAACCTCCAGCCGCTGAACGACGCGCCGTGGCTGTCGCAGCTGTCGCCGGACCTGAAGGACATCACCGGCATCCTGGACGGCACCCGGTACGCGGCCCTCGTCACGAGCCCCGCGGTCGAAGGCGTCTACTACAACAAGGAGGTCTTCGCCGCCAACAAGATCACCAGTACGCCGAAGAACTTCGACGAGATGGTGAAGCTGGCGCGCACGCTCAAGGGCAAGGGCGTCACCCCGTTCTTCGAGATGGCCGGCGACAAGTGGGCGACCCAGTGGTGGGTGCAGGTCCAGCTCGCGGACGCGGCCAAGGACGGCCTGTGGGAGCGGGTCAACACCGGCAAGGAGAAGTTCACCGACCCGACCGTGGTCGGGGCGATCAAGACGTACAAGTCGCTGATCGACGAGGGGCTGTTCAACTCCGACATCAGGACGGCGAAGTTCGAGGACCAGGGCGCGGCGCTGCTGGGCGGCAAGGCCGCCATGGTCGTGCAGGTGAACTCGTTCTTCGGGCAGCTGCAGGCCTCGGCCGACACCGCGACGCTGAACAAGAAGATCGGCTTCTTCCCGATCTCGCCGTCGGGGAACGTCGGCACGTTCATCCCCGACCAGTCCAACGCGCTGGTGGCGTTCAAGACCGGTGACGCCAAGCGGGAGGCCGCGGCGCGGCAGCTCCTGGCGTACTGGATGGGACCCGGCTACAAGGACTTCGTCGCCGACCGCAACACCGTCTCCCTGGAGCCGTCCGTGCCCAGCCCGGCGGGCGTGCCGCAGGCGCTGCTCGACGTGCACGCCTCGCTGCCCACCGCCGTCGGGTCCATGCAGGCGCTCGCGGTGGCCAACCCCGACCTGTACCTGAACCTGGCCGACATGATCAACGGGACTCTGACGCCCGAGAAGGTCGCCTCGGCCACGCAGGACCAGTTCGCCCAGCTCGCCAAGGCGGCCGGGGCGAGCGGTTTCTGA